In Candidatus Afararchaeum irisae, the sequence AGACCGCCAGAAAGCACCTCGATAGACTCGTGGATTACGGGGTAGCCGAGAAGATTCACACCGGTGAGGGAGTAAAATACAGAAGAGATCCTAACTGGTACGTTCTACAGGAAATTAGCTTCGTAATTGAGAACAACACGAAAGCCGAGATAGAGGAGGGTATACACGAGCTGAGAAACGAGATAGAAGAGTACAGACACGAGTATGATAGCGACTCTCCCGAAGATCTCCTGAATGAACTTGATGTTGCGGATAGTGAGGAGGAGGCTGAGGAAGTATGGCAGGACTACTACGACTGGAGGAGTACCGAGAAATCGTTGAAGGTGAGTAAAATGGCACTCCAGTTCTCCGGCTACCACGACAATCTTGGTAGCGAAGAAAAAGCCAGAGCATGAGCCATAGTTCTCTGGGACAGGTGGATCTGCAGGCTCTCAAAACTATACGCAACGTTTTCGAAAGCCAGGAACCGCTCGTGGATAGCACGGAGTTCGAGGGGACTACTGGTTCTTTACCTCGATCTCTCGTAGTTCGTATGTCTGATGGAGTCGTGTCCGAAGGAAGGTTTGAGGTGGAATGGGACGTTCACGGGTCATACTACATCCAATACGTCGAAA encodes:
- a CDS encoding winged helix-turn-helix domain-containing protein, which codes for MKDINEEVEEDWVEETDGGERVGTVIRNTTEPKTVKKIAEECHVTQKTARKHLDRLVDYGVAEKIHTGEGVKYRRDPNWYVLQEISFVIENNTKAEIEEGIHELRNEIEEYRHEYDSDSPEDLLNELDVADSEEEAEEVWQDYYDWRSTEKSLKVSKMALQFSGYHDNLGSEEKARA